The proteins below are encoded in one region of Manis javanica isolate MJ-LG chromosome 8, MJ_LKY, whole genome shotgun sequence:
- the RNASE12 gene encoding probable inactive ribonuclease-like protein 12 has translation MGEQNQEMGQDPLDFLSPLTLLGVKAKDAKGLLPLMMLMVIIFLLLMFWENELNEDVVSSTVEQLHVDYPQSDVPMRYCNYMILQRVIREPDNTCKKEHVFIHERARNINRICTSPNRSACQNQSSTLCFRSETKFKMTVCQLIEGTRYPACRYYNFHTKGFVLVTCDDIGPVNIQRYVE, from the coding sequence ATGGGGGAGCAAAATCAGGAGATGGGGCAGGACCCTCTGGACTTTCTGTCTCCTCTTACTCTTTTAGGAGTTAAAGCAAAAGATGCAAAGGGGCTTTTACCCCTGATGATGCTAATGGTGATCATTTTCCTGCTGCTTATGTTCTGGGAAAACGAGCTGAATGAGGATGTAGTGTCATCAACCGTAGAGCAGTTGCATGTGGACTACCCTCAGAGTGACGTGCCTATGAGATACTGCAACTACATGATCTTACAAAGAGTCATCAGGGAACCAGACAACACCTGCAAAAAGGAGCACGTTTTCATCCACGAGAGGGCTCGAAATATCAATAGAATTTGCACTTCTCCCAACAGGTCAGCTTGCCAAAACCAGTCCAGCACTTTGTGCTTCCGGAGTGAGACAAAGTTCAAAATGACAGTCTGTCAGCTCATTGAAGGCACCAGATATCCTGCCTGCAGGTACTACAACTTCCACACAAAGGGGTTTGTTCTTGTCACTTGTGATGACATAGGGCCAGTTAATATCCAGAGATATGTTGAATAA